Proteins co-encoded in one Arachis hypogaea cultivar Tifrunner chromosome 13, arahy.Tifrunner.gnm2.J5K5, whole genome shotgun sequence genomic window:
- the LOC112737053 gene encoding uncharacterized protein isoform X9, protein MAAESNAGFHSESLDSALNRHAISFQPTAMNSLSEMVPMGNYFGLSSSSGMIYSPNSSIISSTSNPVISQAGNSSGSSLLLDSVPGLKHDAGLAVEWSVDEQYKLEEGLARYADEPSIMRYIKIAATLPDKTVRDVALRCRWMTRKRRKSEDHNLGKKVHNRKDKPMDSASKTNMALNPSMATYMSRQTDRSQRIIYDGICGPLRKLMEQNAQAFNQITNNLSSYKHERDAWDYESNATAGRHH, encoded by the exons ATGGCAGCAGAGTCAAACGCTGGGTTTCACAGTGAAAGTTTAGATTCTGCTTTGAACAGGCACGCAATATCATTTCAGCCTACTGCTATGAATAGCTTGTCTGAGATGGTTCCAATGGGAAATTATTTTGGGTTGAGTAGTAGTTCTGGTATGATATATTCTCCAAATTCATCCATCATTAGTAGCACCAGCAACCCTGTCATAAGTCAAGCTGGTAATTCATCTGGCTCCTCACTGCTTCTTGATTCGGTCCCCGGGCTGAAGCACGACGCAGGATTGGCTGTTGAGTGGTCTGTTGATGAGCAGTACAAATTGGAGGAGGGTCTTGCAAG ATATGCCGATGAGCCAAGTATAATGAGGTACATAAAAATTGCTGCCACATTGCCTGATAAAACTGTTCGCGATGTTGCTTTGAGGTGTAGATGGATGACA AGAAAGCGGAGGAAATCGGAAGACCACAATCTGGGAAAGAAGGTCCATAACAGAAAG GATAAACCAATGGACTCAGCTTCGAAGACAAACATGGCTCTAAACCCTAGCATGGCCACATACATGTCACGCCAGACTGACCGAAGTCAACGAATAATATATGATG GAATTTGTGGTCCTTTGAGGAAACTCATGGAGCAGAATgctcaagcatttaatcaaatcaCAAACAATTTGTCTAGTTACAAG CATGAGAGAGATGCCTGGGATTATGAGTCAAATGCCACCGCTGGACGTCACCATTAA
- the LOC112737053 gene encoding uncharacterized protein isoform X3, producing the protein MAAESNAGFHSESLDSALNRHAISFQPTAMNSLSEMVPMGNYFGLSSSSGMIYSPNSSIISSTSNPVISQAGNSSGSSLLLDSVPGLKHDAGLAVEWSVDEQYKLEEGLARYADEPSIMRYIKIAATLPDKTVRDVALRCRWMTRKRRKSEDHNLGKKVHNRKDKPMDSASKTNMALNPSMATYMSRQTDRSQRIIYDGICGPLRKLMEQNAQAFNQITNNLSSYKLQDNIDLFCHTRHNICSILNDMREMPGIMSQMPPLDVTINDDLVSIILPDRT; encoded by the exons ATGGCAGCAGAGTCAAACGCTGGGTTTCACAGTGAAAGTTTAGATTCTGCTTTGAACAGGCACGCAATATCATTTCAGCCTACTGCTATGAATAGCTTGTCTGAGATGGTTCCAATGGGAAATTATTTTGGGTTGAGTAGTAGTTCTGGTATGATATATTCTCCAAATTCATCCATCATTAGTAGCACCAGCAACCCTGTCATAAGTCAAGCTGGTAATTCATCTGGCTCCTCACTGCTTCTTGATTCGGTCCCCGGGCTGAAGCACGACGCAGGATTGGCTGTTGAGTGGTCTGTTGATGAGCAGTACAAATTGGAGGAGGGTCTTGCAAG ATATGCCGATGAGCCAAGTATAATGAGGTACATAAAAATTGCTGCCACATTGCCTGATAAAACTGTTCGCGATGTTGCTTTGAGGTGTAGATGGATGACA AGAAAGCGGAGGAAATCGGAAGACCACAATCTGGGAAAGAAGGTCCATAACAGAAAG GATAAACCAATGGACTCAGCTTCGAAGACAAACATGGCTCTAAACCCTAGCATGGCCACATACATGTCACGCCAGACTGACCGAAGTCAACGAATAATATATGATG GAATTTGTGGTCCTTTGAGGAAACTCATGGAGCAGAATgctcaagcatttaatcaaatcaCAAACAATTTGTCTAGTTACAAG TTGCAGGATAACATTGATCTCTTTTGCCACACAAGGCACAACATTTGTTCCATTCTTAATGA CATGAGAGAGATGCCTGGGATTATGAGTCAAATGCCACCGCTGGACGTCACCATTAACGATGATCTTGTTAGTATTATTTTACCTGATAGAACTTAG
- the LOC112737053 gene encoding uncharacterized protein isoform X4 — translation MAAESNAGFHSESLDSALNRHAISFQPTAMNSLSEMVPMGNYFGLSSSSGMIYSPNSSIISSTSNPVISQAGNSSGSSLLLDSVPGLKHDAGLAVEWSVDEQYKLEEGLARYADEPSIMRYIKIAATLPDKTVRDVALRCRWMTRKRRKSEDHNLGKKVHNRKDKPMDSASKTNMALNPSMATYMSRQTDRSQRIIYDGICGPLRKLMEQNAQAFNQITNNLSSYKLQDNIDLFCHTRHNICSILNDMREMPGIMSQMPPLDVTINDDLQFKRTNC, via the exons ATGGCAGCAGAGTCAAACGCTGGGTTTCACAGTGAAAGTTTAGATTCTGCTTTGAACAGGCACGCAATATCATTTCAGCCTACTGCTATGAATAGCTTGTCTGAGATGGTTCCAATGGGAAATTATTTTGGGTTGAGTAGTAGTTCTGGTATGATATATTCTCCAAATTCATCCATCATTAGTAGCACCAGCAACCCTGTCATAAGTCAAGCTGGTAATTCATCTGGCTCCTCACTGCTTCTTGATTCGGTCCCCGGGCTGAAGCACGACGCAGGATTGGCTGTTGAGTGGTCTGTTGATGAGCAGTACAAATTGGAGGAGGGTCTTGCAAG ATATGCCGATGAGCCAAGTATAATGAGGTACATAAAAATTGCTGCCACATTGCCTGATAAAACTGTTCGCGATGTTGCTTTGAGGTGTAGATGGATGACA AGAAAGCGGAGGAAATCGGAAGACCACAATCTGGGAAAGAAGGTCCATAACAGAAAG GATAAACCAATGGACTCAGCTTCGAAGACAAACATGGCTCTAAACCCTAGCATGGCCACATACATGTCACGCCAGACTGACCGAAGTCAACGAATAATATATGATG GAATTTGTGGTCCTTTGAGGAAACTCATGGAGCAGAATgctcaagcatttaatcaaatcaCAAACAATTTGTCTAGTTACAAG TTGCAGGATAACATTGATCTCTTTTGCCACACAAGGCACAACATTTGTTCCATTCTTAATGA CATGAGAGAGATGCCTGGGATTATGAGTCAAATGCCACCGCTGGACGTCACCATTAACGATGATCTT CAATTCAAGAGGACAAATTGCTGA
- the LOC112737053 gene encoding uncharacterized protein isoform X1, which translates to MAAESNAGFHSESLDSALNRHAISFQPTAMNSLSEMVPMGNYFGLSSSSGMIYSPNSSIISSTSNPVISQAGNSSGSSLLLDSVPGLKHDAGLAVEWSVDEQYKLEEGLARYADEPSIMRYIKIAATLPDKTVRDVALRCRWMTRKRRKSEDHNLGKKVHNRKDKPMDSASKTNMALNPSMATYMSRQTDRSQRIIYDGICGPLRKLMEQNAQAFNQITNNLSSYKLQDNIDLFCHTRHNICSILNDMREMPGIMSQMPPLDVTINDDLCRRDWHFLRGSLRFERGGAECN; encoded by the exons ATGGCAGCAGAGTCAAACGCTGGGTTTCACAGTGAAAGTTTAGATTCTGCTTTGAACAGGCACGCAATATCATTTCAGCCTACTGCTATGAATAGCTTGTCTGAGATGGTTCCAATGGGAAATTATTTTGGGTTGAGTAGTAGTTCTGGTATGATATATTCTCCAAATTCATCCATCATTAGTAGCACCAGCAACCCTGTCATAAGTCAAGCTGGTAATTCATCTGGCTCCTCACTGCTTCTTGATTCGGTCCCCGGGCTGAAGCACGACGCAGGATTGGCTGTTGAGTGGTCTGTTGATGAGCAGTACAAATTGGAGGAGGGTCTTGCAAG ATATGCCGATGAGCCAAGTATAATGAGGTACATAAAAATTGCTGCCACATTGCCTGATAAAACTGTTCGCGATGTTGCTTTGAGGTGTAGATGGATGACA AGAAAGCGGAGGAAATCGGAAGACCACAATCTGGGAAAGAAGGTCCATAACAGAAAG GATAAACCAATGGACTCAGCTTCGAAGACAAACATGGCTCTAAACCCTAGCATGGCCACATACATGTCACGCCAGACTGACCGAAGTCAACGAATAATATATGATG GAATTTGTGGTCCTTTGAGGAAACTCATGGAGCAGAATgctcaagcatttaatcaaatcaCAAACAATTTGTCTAGTTACAAG TTGCAGGATAACATTGATCTCTTTTGCCACACAAGGCACAACATTTGTTCCATTCTTAATGA CATGAGAGAGATGCCTGGGATTATGAGTCAAATGCCACCGCTGGACGTCACCATTAACGATGATCTT TGTAGAAGAGATTGGCATTTTTTACGCGGAAGCCTACGCTTCGAGCGTGGTGGTGCTGAATGCAATTGA
- the LOC112737053 gene encoding uncharacterized protein isoform X2: MAAESNAGFHSESLDSALNRHAISFQPTAMNSLSEMVPMGNYFGLSSSSGMIYSPNSSIISSTSNPVISQAGNSSGSSLLLDSVPGLKHDAGLAVEWSVDEQYKLEEGLARYADEPSIMRYIKIAATLPDKTVRDVALRCRWMTRKRRKSEDHNLGKKVHNRKDKPMDSASKTNMALNPSMATYMSRQTDRSQRIIYDGICGPLRKLMEQNAQAFNQITNNLSSYKLQDNIDLFCHTRHNICSILNDMREMPGIMSQMPPLDVTINDDLKRLAFFTRKPTLRAWWC; this comes from the exons ATGGCAGCAGAGTCAAACGCTGGGTTTCACAGTGAAAGTTTAGATTCTGCTTTGAACAGGCACGCAATATCATTTCAGCCTACTGCTATGAATAGCTTGTCTGAGATGGTTCCAATGGGAAATTATTTTGGGTTGAGTAGTAGTTCTGGTATGATATATTCTCCAAATTCATCCATCATTAGTAGCACCAGCAACCCTGTCATAAGTCAAGCTGGTAATTCATCTGGCTCCTCACTGCTTCTTGATTCGGTCCCCGGGCTGAAGCACGACGCAGGATTGGCTGTTGAGTGGTCTGTTGATGAGCAGTACAAATTGGAGGAGGGTCTTGCAAG ATATGCCGATGAGCCAAGTATAATGAGGTACATAAAAATTGCTGCCACATTGCCTGATAAAACTGTTCGCGATGTTGCTTTGAGGTGTAGATGGATGACA AGAAAGCGGAGGAAATCGGAAGACCACAATCTGGGAAAGAAGGTCCATAACAGAAAG GATAAACCAATGGACTCAGCTTCGAAGACAAACATGGCTCTAAACCCTAGCATGGCCACATACATGTCACGCCAGACTGACCGAAGTCAACGAATAATATATGATG GAATTTGTGGTCCTTTGAGGAAACTCATGGAGCAGAATgctcaagcatttaatcaaatcaCAAACAATTTGTCTAGTTACAAG TTGCAGGATAACATTGATCTCTTTTGCCACACAAGGCACAACATTTGTTCCATTCTTAATGA CATGAGAGAGATGCCTGGGATTATGAGTCAAATGCCACCGCTGGACGTCACCATTAACGATGATCTT AAGAGATTGGCATTTTTTACGCGGAAGCCTACGCTTCGAGCGTGGTGGTGCTGA
- the LOC112737053 gene encoding uncharacterized protein isoform X7: MNSLSEMVPMGNYFGLSSSSGMIYSPNSSIISSTSNPVISQAGNSSGSSLLLDSVPGLKHDAGLAVEWSVDEQYKLEEGLARYADEPSIMRYIKIAATLPDKTVRDVALRCRWMTRKRRKSEDHNLGKKVHNRKDKPMDSASKTNMALNPSMATYMSRQTDRSQRIIYDGICGPLRKLMEQNAQAFNQITNNLSSYKLQDNIDLFCHTRHNICSILNDMREMPGIMSQMPPLDVTINDDLVSIILPDRT, translated from the exons ATGAATAGCTTGTCTGAGATGGTTCCAATGGGAAATTATTTTGGGTTGAGTAGTAGTTCTGGTATGATATATTCTCCAAATTCATCCATCATTAGTAGCACCAGCAACCCTGTCATAAGTCAAGCTGGTAATTCATCTGGCTCCTCACTGCTTCTTGATTCGGTCCCCGGGCTGAAGCACGACGCAGGATTGGCTGTTGAGTGGTCTGTTGATGAGCAGTACAAATTGGAGGAGGGTCTTGCAAG ATATGCCGATGAGCCAAGTATAATGAGGTACATAAAAATTGCTGCCACATTGCCTGATAAAACTGTTCGCGATGTTGCTTTGAGGTGTAGATGGATGACA AGAAAGCGGAGGAAATCGGAAGACCACAATCTGGGAAAGAAGGTCCATAACAGAAAG GATAAACCAATGGACTCAGCTTCGAAGACAAACATGGCTCTAAACCCTAGCATGGCCACATACATGTCACGCCAGACTGACCGAAGTCAACGAATAATATATGATG GAATTTGTGGTCCTTTGAGGAAACTCATGGAGCAGAATgctcaagcatttaatcaaatcaCAAACAATTTGTCTAGTTACAAG TTGCAGGATAACATTGATCTCTTTTGCCACACAAGGCACAACATTTGTTCCATTCTTAATGA CATGAGAGAGATGCCTGGGATTATGAGTCAAATGCCACCGCTGGACGTCACCATTAACGATGATCTTGTTAGTATTATTTTACCTGATAGAACTTAG
- the LOC112737053 gene encoding uncharacterized protein isoform X8 — translation MNSLSEMVPMGNYFGLSSSSGMIYSPNSSIISSTSNPVISQAGNSSGSSLLLDSVPGLKHDAGLAVEWSVDEQYKLEEGLARYADEPSIMRYIKIAATLPDKTVRDVALRCRWMTRKRRKSEDHNLGKKVHNRKDKPMDSASKTNMALNPSMATYMSRQTDRSQRIIYDGICGPLRKLMEQNAQAFNQITNNLSSYKLQDNIDLFCHTRHNICSILNDMREMPGIMSQMPPLDVTINDDLQFKRTNC, via the exons ATGAATAGCTTGTCTGAGATGGTTCCAATGGGAAATTATTTTGGGTTGAGTAGTAGTTCTGGTATGATATATTCTCCAAATTCATCCATCATTAGTAGCACCAGCAACCCTGTCATAAGTCAAGCTGGTAATTCATCTGGCTCCTCACTGCTTCTTGATTCGGTCCCCGGGCTGAAGCACGACGCAGGATTGGCTGTTGAGTGGTCTGTTGATGAGCAGTACAAATTGGAGGAGGGTCTTGCAAG ATATGCCGATGAGCCAAGTATAATGAGGTACATAAAAATTGCTGCCACATTGCCTGATAAAACTGTTCGCGATGTTGCTTTGAGGTGTAGATGGATGACA AGAAAGCGGAGGAAATCGGAAGACCACAATCTGGGAAAGAAGGTCCATAACAGAAAG GATAAACCAATGGACTCAGCTTCGAAGACAAACATGGCTCTAAACCCTAGCATGGCCACATACATGTCACGCCAGACTGACCGAAGTCAACGAATAATATATGATG GAATTTGTGGTCCTTTGAGGAAACTCATGGAGCAGAATgctcaagcatttaatcaaatcaCAAACAATTTGTCTAGTTACAAG TTGCAGGATAACATTGATCTCTTTTGCCACACAAGGCACAACATTTGTTCCATTCTTAATGA CATGAGAGAGATGCCTGGGATTATGAGTCAAATGCCACCGCTGGACGTCACCATTAACGATGATCTT CAATTCAAGAGGACAAATTGCTGA
- the LOC112737053 gene encoding uncharacterized protein isoform X5, giving the protein MNSLSEMVPMGNYFGLSSSSGMIYSPNSSIISSTSNPVISQAGNSSGSSLLLDSVPGLKHDAGLAVEWSVDEQYKLEEGLARYADEPSIMRYIKIAATLPDKTVRDVALRCRWMTRKRRKSEDHNLGKKVHNRKDKPMDSASKTNMALNPSMATYMSRQTDRSQRIIYDGICGPLRKLMEQNAQAFNQITNNLSSYKLQDNIDLFCHTRHNICSILNDMREMPGIMSQMPPLDVTINDDLCRRDWHFLRGSLRFERGGAECN; this is encoded by the exons ATGAATAGCTTGTCTGAGATGGTTCCAATGGGAAATTATTTTGGGTTGAGTAGTAGTTCTGGTATGATATATTCTCCAAATTCATCCATCATTAGTAGCACCAGCAACCCTGTCATAAGTCAAGCTGGTAATTCATCTGGCTCCTCACTGCTTCTTGATTCGGTCCCCGGGCTGAAGCACGACGCAGGATTGGCTGTTGAGTGGTCTGTTGATGAGCAGTACAAATTGGAGGAGGGTCTTGCAAG ATATGCCGATGAGCCAAGTATAATGAGGTACATAAAAATTGCTGCCACATTGCCTGATAAAACTGTTCGCGATGTTGCTTTGAGGTGTAGATGGATGACA AGAAAGCGGAGGAAATCGGAAGACCACAATCTGGGAAAGAAGGTCCATAACAGAAAG GATAAACCAATGGACTCAGCTTCGAAGACAAACATGGCTCTAAACCCTAGCATGGCCACATACATGTCACGCCAGACTGACCGAAGTCAACGAATAATATATGATG GAATTTGTGGTCCTTTGAGGAAACTCATGGAGCAGAATgctcaagcatttaatcaaatcaCAAACAATTTGTCTAGTTACAAG TTGCAGGATAACATTGATCTCTTTTGCCACACAAGGCACAACATTTGTTCCATTCTTAATGA CATGAGAGAGATGCCTGGGATTATGAGTCAAATGCCACCGCTGGACGTCACCATTAACGATGATCTT TGTAGAAGAGATTGGCATTTTTTACGCGGAAGCCTACGCTTCGAGCGTGGTGGTGCTGAATGCAATTGA
- the LOC112737053 gene encoding uncharacterized protein isoform X6, with protein sequence MNSLSEMVPMGNYFGLSSSSGMIYSPNSSIISSTSNPVISQAGNSSGSSLLLDSVPGLKHDAGLAVEWSVDEQYKLEEGLARYADEPSIMRYIKIAATLPDKTVRDVALRCRWMTRKRRKSEDHNLGKKVHNRKDKPMDSASKTNMALNPSMATYMSRQTDRSQRIIYDGICGPLRKLMEQNAQAFNQITNNLSSYKLQDNIDLFCHTRHNICSILNDMREMPGIMSQMPPLDVTINDDLKRLAFFTRKPTLRAWWC encoded by the exons ATGAATAGCTTGTCTGAGATGGTTCCAATGGGAAATTATTTTGGGTTGAGTAGTAGTTCTGGTATGATATATTCTCCAAATTCATCCATCATTAGTAGCACCAGCAACCCTGTCATAAGTCAAGCTGGTAATTCATCTGGCTCCTCACTGCTTCTTGATTCGGTCCCCGGGCTGAAGCACGACGCAGGATTGGCTGTTGAGTGGTCTGTTGATGAGCAGTACAAATTGGAGGAGGGTCTTGCAAG ATATGCCGATGAGCCAAGTATAATGAGGTACATAAAAATTGCTGCCACATTGCCTGATAAAACTGTTCGCGATGTTGCTTTGAGGTGTAGATGGATGACA AGAAAGCGGAGGAAATCGGAAGACCACAATCTGGGAAAGAAGGTCCATAACAGAAAG GATAAACCAATGGACTCAGCTTCGAAGACAAACATGGCTCTAAACCCTAGCATGGCCACATACATGTCACGCCAGACTGACCGAAGTCAACGAATAATATATGATG GAATTTGTGGTCCTTTGAGGAAACTCATGGAGCAGAATgctcaagcatttaatcaaatcaCAAACAATTTGTCTAGTTACAAG TTGCAGGATAACATTGATCTCTTTTGCCACACAAGGCACAACATTTGTTCCATTCTTAATGA CATGAGAGAGATGCCTGGGATTATGAGTCAAATGCCACCGCTGGACGTCACCATTAACGATGATCTT AAGAGATTGGCATTTTTTACGCGGAAGCCTACGCTTCGAGCGTGGTGGTGCTGA
- the LOC112737055 gene encoding gibberellin 2-beta-dioxygenase 6: MMIDSNPPLLHHYQALLRKSAKLQHANNNNNNNRTIEIHNDPIVDECELPLIDLSGLESCNATERVACTAAICKAASEWGFFQVVNHGISTELLRNMKEEQMKLFKVPFDRKVTSEILNNPYRWGTPTATRSNQFSWSEAFHIPLTKISDAASWGEFTSLREAINEFAPAMLKVSRLLASILAENLGYPNDAIEKLCDASTCFLRLNHYPSCPKSQDEIFGLVPHTDSDFLTILYQDQVGGLQLMKDSKWVAVKPNPDALIVNIGDLFQAWSNDVYKSVEHKVVANDKMDRYSIAYFLCPSYSTIINGYRKPSLYRKFTFGEYRHRIQEDVKNIGHKIGLSRFLL; the protein is encoded by the exons ATGATGATAGATTCAAACCCTCCACTCTTGCACCATTATCAAGCACTTCTAAGGaaatctgccaaactccaacatgctaataataacaataacaataatagaaCTATTGAAATCCACAATGATCCTATAGTGGATGAATGTGAGCTTCCACTGATAGACCTTAGTGGTCTTGAAAGTTGTAATGCCACAGAAAGAGTGGCTTGCACTGCAGCAATATGCAAGGCAGCATCAGAATGGGGATTCTTCCAAGTAGTAAACCATGGAATAAGCACTGAGCTACTGAGGAACATGAAGGAAGAGCAAATGAAGTTGTTTAAGGTACCCTTTGACAGGAAGGTCACTAGTGAGATTCTGAACAATCCTTACAGATGGGGAACACCAACAGCTACTCGCTCAAACCAGTTTTCTTGGTCAGAAGCCTTTCACATTCCTCTCACCAAGATTTCTGATGCAGCTTCCTGGGGTGAATTCACTTCTTTAAG GGAAGCAATCAATGAATTTGCACCAGCTATGTTAAAAGTTTCTAGATTATTAGCAAGCATTCTAGCAGAAAACTTGGGCTACCCAAATGATGCAATTGAAAAACTCTGTGATGCAAGCACATGCTTTCTGAGATTAAATCACTATCCATCATGCCCAAAATCCCAAGATGAAATTTTTGGATTAGTACCTCACACTGACAGTGATTTCCTTACAATCCTTTATCAAGATCAAGTTGGTGGCCTCCAACTCATGAAAGATTCCAAATGGGTTGCTGTAAAACCAAATCCAGATGCTCTAATTGTTAACATCGGTGACCTTTTTCAG GCATGGAGCAATGACGTGTACAAAAGTGTGGAGCACAAGGTAGTGGCAAATGACAAAATGGATAGATATTCCATAGCATACTTCCTATGCCCTTCTTACAGTACAATAATAAATGGCTACAGGAAACCTTCTTTATACAGGAAATTCACATTTGGAGAATACAGACACCGAATTCAGGAAGATGTCAAGAACATAGGACACAAAATTGGACTATCAAGATTTCTGCTTTAA
- the LOC112737056 gene encoding uncharacterized protein produces MDTSVEGIKRQLPSWMVKKVGTNHVSNSDNVGETTCSVDKGDVATENGGNRKTQKEKENAEIDHNRGASRRKSNLNAKGEAKRKRKSSQGDGSSGSTIQKKKNKGNGPMDQARKSSRKKCRNLEDHRRDSTDVIPGQASDDENDLELTVDDLMTIAEQYVKEHEYKKRQEKSNRQGESKSQIPTKSEPGTALDSCCKNTKTPSSSRETLCGSTRPGKLITTSTFQQANPAKEFLEMYFGFKPLEEEEKQSVVHNLEFTYECTRQSQDDHVGEEVVPLTKKKSTLKDKVAMFLD; encoded by the exons ATGGATACTTCTGTTGAGGGAATTAAACGTCAGTTACCGTCATGGATGGTGAAGAAGGTTGGTACCAATCATGTGAGTAACTCTGACAATGTTGGTGAAACTACTTGTTCTGTGGACAAAGGGGACGTAGCTACAGAGAATGGTGGAAATCGTAAAActcaaaaggaaaaggaaaatgcAGAGATAGATCACAACAGGGGAGCTTCAAGGAGGAAATCAAACTTAAATGCAAAGGGTGAAgctaagagaaaaagaaaatcaagCCAAGGTGATGGAAGCAGCGGTAGTACCAttcaaaagaagaagaataaaggcAATGGACCAATGGATCAAGCTCGTAAGTCGTCTAGAAAGAAATGCCGAAATTTAGAGGATCATAGACGTGATAGTACTGATGTAATTCCAGGTCAAGCATCTGATGATGAAAATGATCTGGAGTTGACGGTGGATGATTTAATGACCATAGCAGAACAG TATGTCAAAGAACATGAATACAAGAAGAggcaagaaaaatccaatagacAGGGTGAATCAAAATCTCAAATTCCAACTAAAAGTGAACCAGGCACTGCTCTTGATTCCTGTTGCAAGAACACAAAAACACCTAGTTCTTCAAGGGAAACTCTATGTGGTTCCACTCGACCTGGTAAATTAATTACTACAAGCACTTTTCAACAAGCTAATCCTGCTAAAGAATTTCTGGAGATGTACTTTGGTTTCAAACCCCTCGAGGAGGAAGAAAAGCAATCTGTTGTACATAACTTAGAATTTACCTATGAGTGCACTAGACAAAGTCAAGATGATCATGTTGGAGAAGAAGTGGTCCCCTTGACGAAGAAAAAAAGCACTTTGAAAGACAAGGTTGCAATGTTTCTTGACTAA